ggtatatttcatgccaccatttcaccgccaaatgcgatcaaattaaaaaaaactttacatttttcacaattttaggtttctcactgaaatcatttacaaacagctagtgcaattatggcacaaatggttgtaaatgcttctctgggatcccctttgttcagaaatagcagccatatatggctttggcattgctttttggtaattagaagaccgctaactgccactgcgcaccacaagtgtattatgcccagcagtgcaggggttaattagggagcttgtagggagcttgtatggttaattttagctttactgtagtgtagtagacaacccaaagtattgatctaggcccattttggtatatttcatgccaccattttaccgccaaatgcgatcaaataaaaaaaaaaaaagttacatttttcacaattttacttttctcactgaaattatttacaaacagcttgtgcaattatggcacaaatggttgtaaatgcttctctgggatcccctttgttcagaaatagcagacatatatgactttggcgttgctttctggtaattagaaggccgcaaaatgctgctgcgcctcacacatgtattatggctagcagtgaaggggttaattagggagtttgtagggagcttgcagagttaattttagcttttgtgtagagatcagcctcccatctgacacatcccacatccctgatccctcccaaacagctcccttccctcccccaccccacaattgtccccgccatcttaagtactggcagaaaatctgccagttctaaaataaaaggttgttttttttaaattgttttttagcatatttacatatgctactgtgtaggatcccccccttagcccccaacctccctgatccccctcaaaaccgctctctaaccctcccctctgccttattgggggccatcttgggtactggcagctgtctgccagtacccagtttgcaaaaaaatatgtttttttaattttttgctcggtttttctgtagtgtagcttccccctccccacagaccaacccccaccacctaactgatgtgtttttttttaactgatttgtttatttttttacaattttttttcattttcctacactttttttctgtagtgtagcggttcccacccgctccctccccatgtaCGCGCcctcccccgccctcccgtgcacgtgcgcacatcAGTGCGAGCCCCCTGGCATCCCCgctcacgatcccgcccccctctacatcacgagggccatcgatggccgccacccgcctcccggtccggctcccacccaccaacgcagtaagccaccgatctccggtgcagagagggccacagagtgtctctctctgcaccggaaggcttaaaaaggttattgcaggatgcctccatatcgaggcatcactgcaataaccggaaagcagctggaagcaagcaggatcgcttccagctgctttccacaccgaggacgtgtagggtacgtcctcaggtgttaactgccttttttttgaggacgtaccctgcatgtcctcggtcgttaaggggttaagtttccATTGAGCCAGAAACATCTGGGGTTGAaagaagcatccgctgcttagtaaatctacccctatgagtaCATCAACTGCTGAAATGCGTAAGCCGGCCAGCGTGTGACAAATCCGTATTCTGTTTGTGAACGTTTATAGGCTGATTTGgaatttaaactatttatttattaaagaatttgtttaagcttATGGAGGATAAATTTTAGATTTGTAAGAAATAATGTAtatcataaaaaatgtaattgaccCACCTAAAGTAAATTGACCATATAAAAAATATCAATCTAATTCTCACAATACTATTTTCCACAAGCAAAGTTttcactaaaaacaaaaataaacaaataaaataaaaactaacaagcAAGAGACGTAAAGGGACATGCTATCTAAATGCTGAGTTACCTGAAACACCTGTAaaatagctgactagaaaatatcactttaaCATCTCTCTGTAAaacaaaaagaagatattttacctcaaaatttcctcagtagccacatcccattgtaagggactttaagcagccaatcagatgctTGTCCTGGAACTTGCAAGGGAACTTGCATCAGGCATGTATAGACACAGACAGCCATGTTTCCCCCTCTTAATTATAACCATAAACTAATGAgaacacagtaaagcaaagtgtgaactcataATTTCCCTTTTTACTATCATCTACAGGGTGAATAAAAATACCACAAATCACCATTATCAATGCTAACTGCTCAAATACCTttcttactctgttgagctgaaatattaaaaaatatcttcctttttacatagagatgtcaatGTGATATTTGCTATtcagtgtttttttacaggtatggTGCATCACTAGTGATTTAGGATAAGGGTAAGATATATTGTGCTGAaggtaaattatataaatatttaaaaacaaaaatacagccAAAAAGTTAAATTAATAATGGACTCTTGTCATGGAgtgataaatgtgtttttattagagCAGTTATTCACAAGAACGAAAAAAAATCTCTAAATTTCTCAACACTATCAAAAAACTTTTCTCTTTGATTCCTTGATTAAATGTTTCTCCTTTGAAGGTAACTGACGtaaacttttttgttttctttatattttatgaaAACAGACACAAATATTGCACTTCAAGGTCGTGCGACACAGTCATCTGTCTATACAGTTGATCATGACGGCAGCTTTGCACTAGCTATGAATGCAATAGATGGAAACACAGATACAGACCTTTATCATGGGTCATGTATGCACACCAACTGTGAATATAATCCATGGTGGAGAGTAGATTTGCTAAGTTGTTACAAAATATCAAAGGTGGTGATCACAAACAGAGGGACTCATGGGTCAAGACTGAACGGAGCAGAAATTCGCATTGGAAACTCCTTGAGAAATAATGGGAACAACAATCCGAGGTAAAAAACAAACATGTATAAGATTCTTAATCTATAGTTAAGAGAAAATGTATTCTGAATGCGTAAAAAGTAGCTAGTTGTCTATTAATGAACATCTGCACATCtgacatataggggtagatttatcatggtgcggacagacatgatcggctataacgaatcatgtccaccgcacatcaataaatgccaacagcataccctgtctgcatttattattgctggtgcaataccgcccctgcagattcaaggacaatcggccgctagcagggggtgtcactcaacccgatctTATTTGATCGGGTTCATTTCTGTCTCCCGCCTCAaaacaggcagacaggttatggagcagcggtcttctgtttccagcgagcctgaaggctacatactgagcttgataaattgaccccatagatccAACCCATTTGTTTAGTGcttttaataatttataaataaaaagtttaGATTCTGTTTAAAACTTAAACGATTATTACAAATGTACCCACTAAAAATCTCCTTTGCAGTTTATGGTATTTAAAGCTAAGGCTGAGCCATCTCTCCCAGCCTCACTGGGATCCTTTAATGTCTCTTGTTTAATATTTCTGTAGCTGTTACTGCACTACTAAAATTTTCAGTACAAGGTGGGGGGTTAAATgcaaattcagctatttcaaatggcaaaatgaAGGTAAATGACATATTTGTAAACAAATGAACACACTCCAGTAGTTTAAATGGatcagtgcaatgataaatgccaacagcgtatgttgttggcatttatcgatgtgcggcggacatgatatgctactttgtatcatgtccactagcacattgataaatatgccccatagtgtgccTTTAGAATAGCATAATGTAGTTTTATGGGGTTAAAGTTGTATTGtggggtgtcagaaaaaaaaatggcactaagaagtgcctttacattgcggtctatggggaactgtatttctatgtaaaaatatatgtatatgcttatatacaggggtggaaaactATCCCTTTTGtatactagtcaggggttaaaagctactagcccaggggggaaaagttagtagtccactcaatgttaaagacagCAAAAAAGTAACAATTTTAAGTCGTCTGTTGCAATTTCTAAATCAgccgctgcaatttctaagtcgtccgggacgggacatatatatatttaaatactagtctaaaggccgctgcttcataacctgtctgtctgctctgaggcagcggacagaaatcaaccctgctggtgcaataataaatgctgagagcatatgctgtcggcatttatcgatgtgtggcggacatggttcgctatagcagatcatgtccgtctgcacaatgataaatggatccCATAGGTTAAATATACCACTTGGGAGCTTTTCTAGTTCTGAGCAGAACAAAGCCATTGAGCCAGTCATTAGTGACAGTCGCACATGTCTGACAATCACCTCAGGCTCGTGAGCAAACCTTTACATAATGTGAGTAACCTTGCAGGCGTGAATAATTGCTTACTGATTAACTTGCTGACCTCAGCCCCGAactaatttatttttgtttgtttttcatcctgttttttttttctctcatacaGATGTGCAGTAATATCTTCTCTTCCGGATGGTTTTACGCAAACATTTATGTGCCGTAACATGGTCGGGCGTTACGTGAATATTCATATACCTGGAAGAGAAGAATGTCTCCATGTCTGCGAGGTCCAGGTCTTTGGAGTTCCTGCATAAAACCAACTTATCTGCAACAAAATACATTGAATTAAAATATGTAACTTTATATGCAAAATTATAAGCGATCAGGAGAGACACTTGATTGAAATATCAAATTGTAATGATAATGAGAGTGAATCAACTTAAttggaaataaaataaactattggcaacaaatgaattgcattttttttaaaaaatatttttttgggaaaaGGAAAACAATTGTCAccatatttatattattacatataaacagAACTCACATTTTCCTAAGACAGGGCCTGCTTAAAATGACATAATGCCCAAaagttaaagcacttgaaagtgatgcagcatatctgtaaaagctgacaagaaaatatcacatgaacatctatatgtaaaaaagaaagatattttacctcaaaatgtgttctttaaccaatgccacattccattgtaaagggactttatgcAGCCAATcatgatgctagtcccaggacttgcaaatgagtgtgcatctggcaggtgcagcacagtcatgttatttccctcctcagtttaaggtcgtatactatgaaatctcacaagacttCAGTGAAAGCACATgagattacatatatatttttttccaatatgCAGCTAACAGCAGCTGAAAAATAACTGTTAACGGAGCACTTACTACTGTGAGCTGAACAAAAttttaggtaaaatattttccctttttacatagaggccaatttaacaaatgtctgtcggaactgatccgacagtgcagatcaggtccgacagacatcgctgaatgcggagagcattatgctctccgtattcagcattgcaccagcagctcgcaagagctgttggtgcaacgccgccccctgcagactccggacaatcggccaccagcagggaggtgtcaatcaacccgatcgtactcgatcaggttgaattgtggcgattcctgtccgcctcatcagagcaggcagacagggttatggagcagcagtctttagaccgctgctccataacgtgtgtttctggggagtctgaagactcgccagaaacacgggccttcaagctcctttcagagcttgatagttaggccccatagagatgctcaggtgatatttacttgtcagctttttacagttatgcagcatcactttcaagtgatttattatatgagtattatgcccctttaaactcAGTATATAAATTAGGTAAGTGGTCTTGGAAAGGGTTATGAgaaatacttattattattatttaacagtGGTCTAATGCTCAGCAGGGATGTAAGACAAATATGTGGGAGGTATATTGAGTGGaccataagaaaataaaaaagggtaACTCATGTCTACCTGGGGAACTCATCAGCTGTTTACTGGAAGGACCAGCACAGACAGACTTTAACAGAAGGCATTTCAGGGCTAAATAATGTAGATATACCAGTTATAAGGTGCATATTTAACCCATTTGCTCCTAAACAATGTTCACACCCCTGACCTGGAGCTGTCTTTTTAGTTGTTTGACCCTTATTGCATTTACATATCAACTTTTTTATATGAGTTACCCACAAAATGTTTACTTATTTTTACAGCGGACCAATCACATGTAGAAAAGAACCTGGGCCTAAATAGTAAATAGCAGCACAAGATtctttatttcctaaatatttcataccCACAATTTCTTCCTCCACAGTTTGCATTGGTTCACCTTGCCAAAGCACCGACAGTTAGGATATTGTTTAATTAAAATAAACAACTGAATATCAAAAggcaacatttattatttttgtcaccATGCAATGTATACATGAAATGAGTAGGCCTACAATGTTTAGCAGtataaatattagatacatttaatTAAACATTAAATTACATGCAAATTCTGATTTACCAGagggatagcttaaagggacagtctgctccggattttttattgtttaaaaatatacacctagattacgagttttgggttagaggctgtgcggtgctaacgagcagttttgtctcaccgctcacttacctacagcgctggtattacgagttttcagaaacccgtcgataaaagacaagaagtgagcgttgagcaaaattgtgctcattaccgcactccaataccagcgctgcttaagtcagcggtgagctggtgtaacgtgctcatgaacgatttccccataggaatcaacggggagagccggctgaaaaaaagtctaacacctgccaaaaagcagcgtaaaactccttaacgcagccccattgattcctatggggaaataaaattaatgtctacatctaacaccctaacatgaaccccgagtctaaacacccctaatcttacacttattaacccctaatctgccgcctccaacatcgccgacacctgcattatattattaactcctaatctgccgctctggacaccgccgccacctacattatacttatgatcccctaatctgcttcccccaacatcgccgacacctatattatatttattaacccctaatctgctggccccaatgtcgccgccactataataaacatattaacccctaaaccaccgcactcccgcctcgcaaactttagttaaatattattaacccctaatctgccatccctaacatcgccgccacctacctacatttattaatccctaatctgctgccccaacgtcgctgccactatattaaagttattaacccctaaacctaagtctaaccctaaacctaacacccactaacttaaatatattttaaataaatcaaaataaattttcctatcattaactaaattattcctatttaaaactaaatacttacctataaaataaaccctaaactagctacaatataaataatagttaaattgtagctacagaaaataataaacaaattacagaaatttaaactaattacacctaatctaatagccctattaaaataacccccccccaaaataaaacaaaaaccctagcctaaactaaactaccaatagccctttaaagggccttttgcggggcattgccccaaagaaatcatctcttttacctgtaaaacaaaatacaaataaccccaccaacagtaacacccaccacccacacaatcaaccccccaaataaaatactatctaaaaaaacctaagctccctattgccctgaaaatggcatttggatgggcattgcccttaaaagggcagttagctcctttgcctcccaaaccctaatctaaaaaataaaacccacccaatacacccttaaaaaaacctaaccccctgaagatcgacttaccgggagacgtcttcatccaagccgggcgaaatggtcctccagacaggcagaagtcttcatccaagctgggcagaagtgatcctccagacgggcagaaatcttcatccctatctattatactaaaattacattaaactatattaaactaataattaatctaccctaactattagactaaaattacattaaactatattaaactaataattaatctaccctaactgttatactaacattacattaaactacaaattaaattaactatattatatatttaaaaacctaaccctactcaaataatttaaatctactattaaaaattacaaagttacaaaaaactaacaactaagttacacaaaataacaaacactaagttacaaaaaaataaacactaagttacataaaataaaaaataaattatcaaatgtttaaactaattacacctaatctaagagccctatgaaaataaaaaataccccccaaaataaaaaaaccctagcctacaataagctaccataggattcagctcgcattctattggctattccaatcagccaatagaatgcaagctcaatcctattggctgattggatcagccaataggatgaaagctcaatcctattggctgattgcaacagccaataggattttttaaaccttaattcctattggctgatagaattctatcagccaatcagaatctaagggacgccatcttggatgacgtcatttaaaggaacattcattgttgaagaagacatcgaacgaagaggatgctccgcgtcggatgtcttgaagatagagccgttccgcgccggatggataaagatagaaaatgctgtctggatgaagacttctgcccggttggatgaagacgttgaccctcttggatgaagacttctgccggcttcgatgaggacttctgccgcttcgttgagaatggatgtcgtctcttcagaaactgtaagtggaacttcgggggttagtgttaggcttattaaagggtttattgggtgagttttaattttagattagggtttgggcttttgaaaaagatttaaatgcccttttaagggcaatgcccatacaaatgcccttttcagggcaatggggagcttaggatttttagattaggtttttatttggggggttggttgcgtgggtggtgggttttagtgttgggggatgtttgtattttttatttacagataaaagagcgccccgcaaaaggcccttttaagggcctttggtagtttattctatgctagtgtttttttttattttgggggggctttttattttcatagggctattatctTAATTGCAATGAAATTGGCCTAACATTCACCATGGAATGTGacccaataaaaataaattatcttgATATCACACTGattggagatgtggagaaaggctATATACAaactaaaacatatagaaaaccgataactaaaaacaatttattacatgcAAAAGTTATCATCCCAAACACTTCTCCATGGCAATAGCCAAGGGACAATTCCATAGGATGAAGAGGAATTGTTCCAAAGAGGAGGATTATAAACAAGAATGCAATACTTTATCTCTACAATTGGAAGAGAGAGGCTACCCTGGGTCTGTGATCAGGAAAGCCAAATCTCAAGTAGACAAAATAGATAGACAGGAATTACTAGCATCCAAAAGGGCTAGGGAAAACAAGAAATGACAGGTACACTTTATAACAAATCACAGCAATCAGTATATGAAAGTATGTGATATAATAAGGAAAAACTTGGACATTTTGAGAGCAGATGATAGGTTAAGACCAATAATAGAAAGAGGCTGTAATTTTTCATATACCAGGAGTATGACTATAGGTAACATACTCTCACCCACAAAGATACCAAATCAGAAACATAGAAGTTCCTGGTTGATACATAAAGTAACTTTTAGATGTAACAGTCCCTTATGCAAAGCATGTGATACAATCAGAGTAACTAGATTTTTTGAGTCATATACCACAGGACAGAGATTTGAGACATCCCAATGTATAAATTGTTCTATgggctatataatatatttaattttgtgcACAGTTTGTAAACGTCAATACGTGGGACTCACCACAAGAGAGGTGAGGTCACGTATTAGAGAGCACCTCAGCAACATCAGGCATGGAAAAGAATGCTCTGCAATAGCCTATCATTTTATACATCTACACAACAAAGATATTACTTAATTTAAATGGCAAGCAATTGAATTGGTTAGACAAccacagagaggaggagacagagagaagCTCCTCTATAAGAGAGAAGCTTTCTGGATATTCAAACTTGCTACTAGGGTGCCAGAAGGATTCAACTCCAAATGGGATCTTATCAACCATTGGGAGAAGTAAGAGTGCATATAAAACAACCTTGAGGTGAACCAAGAGCTATACAATAGTAATCGCAAGCCTACAGAGGGTATGAAAAATGATAGCATAAAGATAGCGCATTTGTCCCCGTAGCCTCCCCAAGAGAAGTATTAGAATTCCATACAAACTTAAGGGGAACACAGTAGAATAACATATATGAATATGTcctctttattttgaaatatttttatttaggtttttgtacatacatacataaaacaataaACACATAATAATCCAATGAATCCAACATTACTTATGCTCAACTCGAATATGTCCTCTTTAAATATCAATATCGGGGTCTGTGCATGGTAATTGAGGAGACGGTGATTAAACACATGGAAATCGGAAATTTGACCAAACTAATAGTAGACACATTTAGGTCCATGGTTAACTTCCTTCTTTCATATAGGACCATACCACACTTTAGGAGTTTGAGCTGCATTATAGAACGACTATAATTGTATGTCCAGTTAACTACTAGGATTgataaaaaacagtatatataGATGTAAGTTTATAATTTTGAACAAACACATAACCAGCAgaacaatatataaatacatagtaaatggcatatttatctatttatctgcaCGTTCAGGTTCATAGAAGGGAATTTTTGTGAATCTATATACAGTTCTGTAATTATATAAATTATAACATAGGTCATAGATAAGGGCTGAGAGAAGCGTAATAGTAAGATAAAAAGTACGACTAAAATAGTCAATTACCTCACTCCATATTAAGTATGTAATAATTCAATACTAATATAAACAGAAGGAATAGTTAGTCTTTATGAATGAGACGCTACAAAATTGACGTATCAGCTTATGTCAGAGAGGGCACGTAAGAAACAAGCCCACATTATCAGCCAATAGCATAGGTAGAATTAGCACAGAGAATAACCAATCACGAAATGAGGGGTGTGTAGTAGTCAGCCAATCAGTGTAACAGGATTACGTATAAAACAAGACAGGTACAGCACACAATATCTATGATTACGGTAACCaacgaaacgcgtcagatgtgagGGAGTACCTGTCATATCTTGCATTTTAACTCTTGCCTGTAGGTGCTTTGACAATTGTCAATATTAAGTTGTGCTGTTGTTACGCTCTTTTTGCATCCAATAAAGACATGTCATTGTGGAAGGAGGAGCCGGCCTGGATATTCTTTTTCTGTtttggtattagattaggtgtaattagtttaaatattggataatttattttttattttgtgtaacttagtgtttatttatttttttgtaacttagtatttgttattttgtgtaacttagttgttagttttttgtaactttgtaatttttaatagtagatttaaattatttagtagggttaggtttttaactatgtactatatttaatttaatttgtagttttgtagattaattaata
This genomic stretch from Bombina bombina isolate aBomBom1 chromosome 4, aBomBom1.pri, whole genome shotgun sequence harbors:
- the LOC128655895 gene encoding fucolectin-like, with protein sequence MLTLLILALLGTFSSDAADINLEKRDLSMVWSDTGCENTNIALQGRATQSSVYTVDHDGSFALAMNAIDGNTDTDLYHGSCMHTNCEYNPWWRVDLLSCYKISKVVITNRGTHGSRLNGAEIRIGNSLRNNGNNNPRCAVISSLPDGFTQTFMCRNMVGRYVNIHIPGREECLHVCEVQVFGVPA